The Lysinibacillus pakistanensis genome includes a window with the following:
- a CDS encoding ABC transporter permease produces MTLYLWAERLKLKRSNIFKIAIFSTIIVAVIVFMQGQFIYYGERYIDEPEWYLTAIQSLGSFYVFPAIIALMGTYIICREIQDDTLKSLVLIPVSISKMLIAKLLMTAFYSLLLYGFVFLIALTVELSLHFSLLNLNTILNNFKMYLLTGIGFFLAVSPIITLVYKLKGSHWLALIFAEVFAFLGLFASMQSTLRAIYPITAVFNISGYYEATSSEIILSLISLILCGTVSILFIMRFNKNSSKV; encoded by the coding sequence ATGACACTATATTTATGGGCTGAAAGGTTAAAATTAAAGAGGTCTAATATCTTTAAGATTGCTATATTTTCAACAATAATCGTAGCTGTGATTGTATTTATGCAAGGACAATTCATATATTATGGTGAGAGATACATTGATGAGCCTGAATGGTATTTAACAGCTATACAATCTTTGGGAAGTTTTTATGTATTTCCTGCAATTATTGCTTTGATGGGAACATATATCATTTGTAGAGAAATTCAAGATGATACATTGAAATCACTTGTTCTCATTCCAGTGAGCATATCGAAAATGCTTATTGCAAAACTGCTTATGACTGCATTCTACTCATTGCTCCTATATGGTTTTGTTTTCCTGATTGCATTAACTGTTGAGTTATCTCTCCATTTTTCTCTACTGAACCTCAACACAATATTGAATAATTTCAAGATGTATCTTTTGACTGGAATTGGTTTTTTCTTGGCAGTTTCTCCAATTATAACACTGGTGTACAAGTTAAAAGGAAGCCATTGGTTAGCACTGATTTTTGCAGAAGTTTTTGCCTTTTTAGGATTGTTTGCTAGTATGCAAAGTACATTACGTGCTATCTATCCAATTACAGCAGTGTTTAATATATCAGGATATTATGAAGCAACTTCATCAGAGATTATCCTAAGTTTAATAAGTTTAATTTTATGTGGAACAGTATCAATATTATTTATCATGAGATTCAATAAGAATAGTTCAAAGGTTTAA
- a CDS encoding ABC transporter permease yields the protein MFTIIQAEISKLKRKKIKIGIFVFTTLLAVFVVERAIHIPRTSEIMDSFGDLYTLAFKNMSVLFLPVVLGMFGTSLFFDEYSGNTLKELLIIPITKTQIYFSKITLVFGLSFLICMYTFIITIVGANIAGGFPDFNTQTILEAFILFLEGSILIPLSMLPIIVFAVAGKSYLLPIGITLMYILPVIVVPAPLMGLHPLASSLSIYSYSSSVANDMVVRMTQISKTMITIPSYTVSIISILAITGLSIVLSLYLLKKQTL from the coding sequence ATGTTTACTATCATTCAAGCAGAGATTTCTAAATTAAAGCGAAAAAAGATAAAAATTGGAATCTTTGTTTTTACGACTTTACTTGCTGTCTTTGTAGTAGAGCGGGCTATTCATATACCTAGAACTAGTGAGATTATGGATAGCTTTGGAGATCTATATACTTTAGCTTTTAAGAATATGAGCGTTCTATTTCTACCTGTTGTTCTTGGAATGTTCGGTACTTCGCTATTCTTTGACGAATATTCAGGTAACACACTTAAAGAATTGTTAATTATTCCAATTACTAAGACACAGATTTATTTTTCAAAGATTACTTTGGTATTTGGGTTATCATTTCTAATCTGTATGTATACCTTCATTATAACGATAGTAGGTGCAAATATTGCTGGTGGTTTTCCAGATTTTAATACACAGACAATACTAGAAGCGTTCATTTTGTTTTTAGAGGGTAGTATCTTAATTCCTTTATCAATGCTGCCAATTATTGTTTTCGCAGTAGCAGGGAAAAGTTATTTGCTACCAATAGGAATTACACTTATGTATATCCTACCTGTGATTGTTGTACCCGCACCATTGATGGGATTGCACCCGTTAGCAAGTTCACTATCCATCTATAGTTACTCCTCGTCTGTAGCAAATGATATGGTTGTTAGAATGACACAAATAAGTAAAACAATGATTACAATACCAAGTTATACAGTAAGCATTATAAGTATTTTGGCAATTACAGGTTTGTCTATAGTACTTTCTCTTTATCTCTTGAAAAAACAAACTCTTTAA
- a CDS encoding cysteine-rich KTR domain-containing protein — protein MQWAYRPVCDNKTRLKVREETELKNFPLFCPKCKNETLVDVKGFKMTIIKEPDAKTQS, from the coding sequence ATGCAATGGGCATATCGTCCTGTTTGTGATAATAAAACAAGATTAAAAGTTCGTGAAGAGACTGAATTGAAAAACTTTCCTCTATTCTGCCCTAAATGTAAAAATGAAACGTTAGTAGATGTAAAAGGATTTAAAATGACTATTATCAAAGAGCCAGACGCAAAGACGCAGAGCTGA
- a CDS encoding ABC transporter ATP-binding protein yields MTKNLIETKNLTKIYGEQKVVDNVNLHVQKGRIYGLLGRNGAGKTTIMKMILGLTTTNSGKITVFGKSITGNEKLIYPRIGAIIETPGFYPNLTGTENLEIFAKLRGTAKPDAVKHALEIVGLPYKDKKVFSKYSLGMKQRLGIANAILHEPELLILDEPTNGLDPIGIAEVRKFIRNLCNERGITILISSHILSEIALLADDIGIIHNGVLLEENSLVHLQKMNDKYVQLEVSDTARAAVILEQKLGISEYSVQADNILRIYKAHIDMALVNKTLMLENISVISSQLCNDTLEDYFKKITGGEGIA; encoded by the coding sequence ATGACGAAAAATCTTATTGAAACAAAAAATCTTACTAAGATATACGGAGAGCAAAAAGTGGTTGATAATGTCAATCTCCATGTTCAAAAAGGACGTATTTATGGATTGCTTGGACGTAATGGTGCAGGAAAAACCACAATTATGAAAATGATTTTAGGTCTTACGACAACCAATTCAGGTAAAATTACAGTTTTCGGCAAATCAATTACAGGAAATGAAAAACTAATCTATCCACGCATTGGAGCGATTATTGAAACTCCTGGATTCTATCCAAACTTAACAGGGACTGAAAATCTTGAAATATTTGCTAAGCTTCGTGGGACTGCAAAACCAGATGCAGTCAAGCACGCATTAGAAATTGTTGGTTTACCTTACAAAGATAAAAAAGTATTCAGTAAGTATTCCTTGGGTATGAAGCAACGTTTAGGTATTGCTAATGCGATACTTCATGAGCCCGAGTTACTGATACTTGATGAACCAACAAACGGGCTTGATCCTATTGGGATTGCAGAAGTTCGAAAGTTCATTCGTAATCTATGTAATGAACGTGGAATTACTATTCTTATTTCTAGCCATATCTTATCTGAAATTGCACTTTTGGCAGATGACATTGGTATTATTCATAATGGTGTTTTACTTGAAGAAAATAGTTTAGTTCATCTACAAAAAATGAATGATAAATATGTTCAATTAGAAGTATCTGATACTGCAAGAGCAGCGGTTATTTTAGAACAAAAACTTGGCATATCAGAATACTCTGTTCAAGCAGATAACATATTACGTATCTATAAAGCTCATATTGATATGGCTTTAGTAAATAAGACTTTAATGCTTGAGAATATATCCGTTATTAGTTCGCAACTATGCAATGACACTCTTGAAGATTATTTTAAGAAAATAACAGGAGGAGAGGGAATTGCTTAG
- a CDS encoding ABC transporter permease, with amino-acid sequence MLSLIQTEFLKLKRKKFIWFMFIPALLMPLVAVLYFKAGSQVDLTPIKFYRWTAFSYTTWLILPFVLGMLITMLVYQEVENNLLTQLWIVPVGKLRFIISKFCVMWLYSICFMLICASGSIVIGSVSGLIEITNTSVLNLILKCLEIGALLPFGMIPILALATTQKGYILPVSTTIVYVFFGFILLMGNMYLHPLSSVIGILMRNIEGVVMKDPVQIWKALLSIALWSGTSIALAINVLRKGKVL; translated from the coding sequence TTGCTTAGTTTAATTCAAACTGAATTTCTAAAATTGAAACGAAAAAAGTTTATTTGGTTTATGTTTATCCCTGCTTTGCTCATGCCACTCGTTGCTGTCCTTTATTTTAAGGCAGGCAGTCAAGTGGATCTGACACCTATTAAGTTTTATAGATGGACGGCATTTTCATATACAACTTGGCTTATTCTTCCGTTTGTATTGGGAATGTTGATTACAATGTTAGTTTATCAAGAAGTAGAAAACAATTTATTAACACAACTGTGGATTGTTCCAGTTGGAAAACTTAGATTTATTATTAGCAAATTTTGTGTTATGTGGCTTTACTCCATTTGTTTCATGCTGATATGTGCCAGTGGCTCTATAGTCATAGGAAGTGTTTCGGGGTTAATAGAAATTACAAACACTAGTGTTCTTAATCTTATACTGAAATGCTTAGAAATAGGAGCTTTACTTCCCTTTGGGATGATTCCTATTCTTGCTCTAGCAACAACACAAAAAGGATACATTCTTCCTGTGTCTACCACAATAGTTTATGTCTTTTTTGGATTTATTTTACTTATGGGAAACATGTACCTCCACCCATTATCAAGTGTTATTGGTATTCTTATGAGAAATATTGAAGGCGTTGTTATGAAAGACCCCGTACAGATTTGGAAAGCACTATTGTCTATTGCTCTTTGGTCTGGCACCTCAATCGCATTGGCAATAAATGTTTTAAGAAAAGGAAAGGTGCTGTAG